From a region of the Anomalospiza imberbis isolate Cuckoo-Finch-1a 21T00152 chromosome 3, ASM3175350v1, whole genome shotgun sequence genome:
- the LOC137471702 gene encoding toll-like receptor 2 type-2 codes for MRILPGCLHFYFIPFLLSRTHGFLMWRTPPAFLVYNYSYSNLSSVSEAQAPKTARALNFSHNVIEKITKRDLEGFDWLEVLDFSHNQIRAVEPGVFQSLLSLVSVDLSFNDEKLLLSDLPPHLKLSPAGKAPRSLQLSRNSGRSSGAALQPSAPAEELSRSGVLSLLKILSPRLRRSTGNLLRRGERNTTALPTATPEPTLCGTPINGTLNLSHSNLTQDELMLKLDENLCQAQLRRILELDISHNNVEMDLLSLFALFFPMENTLSIDASSNKLTINILNPESFCKFPSHQLLFLNISNNPINSLDRLCLPSSIKEIDLSFTNISQIPLDFAKKLLNLEKMYVQGNHFIYTAFSESGNTLPTCALPPGTVRINSLSLVRNEAGTPIESLPDKVKHLGMSNCSIVELPEWFADTVENLLFLDLSSNYISVLPNFPPSLQHLDISSNDIKVISPSLKSLSNLTILSIQNNKIMGIHTEFFPSALKKCDFSKNKVKVLSLTSALANLEHLNISGNLITRLEPAGHLPALTSLDSSHNLIPELPDGFGASLPGLKYFNLSGNKISFLQRGSLPASLVELDISDNAITTIVEATFGPLTSLRLLTVQGDHFFCTCDLYWFVNVYLHEPQLEIRGREAMSCSFPSERRGSPVGSSRLTLLRCSLGVQLAVTAGTASLAMLALTALCWRLDGPWYIRMGWYWCMAKRKQYEKQPENKLFDAFISYSEHDADWTKENLLKKLENDGFRICYHERDFKPGHPVLGNIFYCIENSHKVLFVLSPSFVNSCWCQYELYFAEHRVLNENLDSLIMIVLEDLPPHSVPQKFSKLRKLLRRKTYLKWSPEEHKQKMFWHQLKAVLKTTNEPLVRAENGSALELQELE; via the coding sequence ATGAGGATCCTTCCTGGCTGCCTTCATTTCTACTTCATTCCTTTCTTACTCAGCAGGACACATGGATTCCTAATGTGGAGAACACCTCCAGCCTTCCTGGTTTATAACTACTCTTATTCAAATCTCTCCTCTGTCTCAGAAGCACAAGCTCCAAAAACAGCAAGAGCTCTCAATTTCTCACACAATGTCATTGAAAAAATTACCAAGAGAGACTTGGAAGGATTTGACTGGCTGGAAGTTCTGGACTTTTCCCACAATCAGATCAGGGCTGTTGAGCCTGGAGTGTTCCAGAGTCTGCTCAGCCTGGTTTCTGTGGATTTATCATTTAATGATGAGAAGCTGCTTCTGTCAGATCTCCCACCCCACCTGAAGCTCTCACCTGCTGGCAAAGCGCCGAGGTCTTTGCAGCTTTCCAGGAATTCTGGCAGATCCtcaggggctgctctgcagccttcaGCTCCTGCAGAGGAGCTGTCACGTTCTGGAGTTCTGTCTCTCCTGAAAATCCTTAGCCCCAggctcaggagaagcacagggaATCTTCTTCGGAGGGGAGAGAGGAACACAACGGCCCTTCCCACGGCCACACCTGAGCCCACCCTCTGTGGAACTCCCATCAACGGGACACTCAACTTGTCCCACAGCAACCTCACCCAGGACGAGCTGATGTTAAAACTGGATGAGAATCTCTGCCAAGCCCAGCTGCGCAGGATTTTGGAACTTGACATCAGTCACAACAACGTGGAAATGGATCTTCTGTCACTGTTTGCCCTGTTCTTCCCAATGGAAAACACACTGTCCATCGATGCCAGCTCCAACAAGTTAACCATTAACATCCTGAATCCAGAATCCTTCTGTAAGTTCCCATCCCACCAGCTTTTGTTCCTAAACATCAGCAACAACCCCATCAACAGCCTGGATAGGCTGTGCCTCCCTTCCAGCATCAAGGAAATCGATTTGTCCTTCACCAACATAAGCCAAATACCCCTGGATTTTGCTAAAAAATTGCTTAACTTGGAAAAAATGTATGTTCAAGGAAACCACTTCATCTACACAGCGTTCTCAGAAAGTGGGAATACACTTCCAACATGTGCCCTTCCGCCTGGAACTGTACGCATCAACTCCCTCTCCTTGGTCAGGAACGAGGCTGGGACACCCATTGAAAGCCTTCCCGATAAAGTGAAACACCTGGGAATGTCCAACTGCTCCATTGTGGAACTGCCAGAGTGGTTTGCTGACACAGTGGAAAATCTGTTATTTCTGGACCTCAGCAGCAACTACATTTCTGTacttcccaatttccccccctcCCTGCAGCATCTTGACATCAGCAGCAATGACATCAAAGTGATCTCCCCCAGTCTGAAATCCCTCTCCAACTTAACAATATTAAGCattcaaaataacaaaattatgGGTATACACACGGAGTTTTTTCCATCAGCcttaaaaaaatgtgattttagtAAAAACAAGGTGAAGGTGTTGTCCTTAACTTCTGCCCTGGCGAACCTGGAACATCTCAACATTTCTGGGAACTTGATCACACGTCTGGAGCCTGCTGGCCACCTTCCTGCACTGACCAGCCTGGACAGCAGCCACAACCTGATCCCAGAACTACCCGATGGCTTTGGGGCATCCCTCCCAGGGCTGAAGTATTTCAACCTATCAGGGAATAAGATCTCCTTTCTGCAGCGTGGGTCTCTTCCAGCTTCTCTGGTCGAGCTGGACATCAGTGACAACGCCATCACGACCATTGTGGAGGCCACATTTGGCCCGCTGACGAGCCTCAGGCTTCTGACTGTCCAAGGGGATCATTTTTTCTGTACCTGTGACCTCTACTGGTTCGTGAACGTCTACCTCCATGAGCCCCAGCTGGAGATCAGGGGCAGGGAGGCCATGAGCTGCAGCTTCCCCTCAGAGCGCCGGGGCTCCCCGGTGGGCAGCAGCCGCCTGACGCTGCTGCGCTGCTCCCTGGGTGTCCAGCTGGCCGTGaccgctggcactgccagcctggccaTGCTGGCCCTCACCGCGCTCTGCTGGCGACTGGACGGGCCCTGGTACATCAGGATGGGCTGGTACTGGTGCATGGCCAAGAGGAAGCAGTATGAGAAGCAGCCAGAAAACAAACTCTTCGATGCCTTCATCTCATACAGCGAGCATGATGCCGACTGGACCAAAGAGAACCTGCTGAAGAAGCTGGAAAATGACGGGTTCAGGATATGTTACCATGAGAGGGATTTCAAGCCAGGGCATCCTGTGCTTGGGAACATCTTTTACTGCATAGAGAACAGCCATAAAGTGCTTTTTGTTCTCTCTCCCAGCTTTGTGAACAGCTGCTGGTGCCAGTACGAGCTGTATTTTGCCGAACACCGGGTCCTGAATGAAAACCTGGATTCCCTCATCATGATTGTGCTGGAAGATCTCCCACCTCACAGTGTCCCACAGAAATTCAGCAAACTCAGGAAATTGCTGAGAAGGAAAACTTACTTGAAGTGGAGTCCTGAGGAACACAAGCAGAAAATGTTCTGGCATCAGCTAAAAGCTGTCCTAAAAACAACCAATGAGCCGCTCGTGAGAGCGGAGAATGGATCTGCTCTGGAATTGCAGGAGCTGGAATGA
- the GPR75 gene encoding probable G-protein coupled receptor 75 — protein MNGSGRLPAGPAEQLGANGSGPAELREGTHAATLAACASLLALVFCLGSYGNLIVLLSFFDPALRKFRTDFDFMILNLSFCDLFICGVAAPMFAFVLFFGPARGVPGTFCFTFHLTSSGFIIMSLKTVAVIALHRLRMVLGKHPHRAASAPCSLLLTLLLWAASFTLATLATLRTRGSRRCLPMASLPSGQGKLILYLYVTDFICCVAVVSVSYAMIAQALRRNARARKCPPAVAAGTPRAQPFAGPGAVPALYRTQSCTKPPHGHAKLAGRLPLASAVNLAAAKDSKAVVTCVVIVLSVLVCCLPLAISLVQDMLSGSGGFVLYQFELCGFTLIFFKSGLNPFIYSRNSAGLRRRMLWCLQYVALVFFCCKHKTRLRAMGKGSLEVNRNKSSHHETNSAYMLSPKPQKKGLEQACGASHSKDSVLSPKASAGQQQHYGQSSSTPMNTRIEPYYSVYNSSPSAEVSTPHSLQPAGFAFAKPCAPALHRSGSAGRDCGAAPARHIPLPSV, from the coding sequence ATGAACGGGTCAGGGCGGCTGCCGGCCGGGCCCGCGGAGCAGCTGGGCGCGAACGGCAGCGGCCCCGCGGAGCTGCGGGAGGGCACCCACGCCGCCACGCTGGCCGCCTGCGCCTCCCTGCTGGCCCTCGTCTTCTGCCTCGGCTCCTACGGCAACCTCATCGTGCTGCTCTCCTTCTTCGACCCGGCCCTCCGGAAATTCCGCACCGACTTCGACTTCATGATCCTCAACCTCTCCTTCTGCGACCTCTTCATCTGCGGCGTGGCCGCCCCCATGTTCGCCTTCGTCCTGTTCTTCGGCCCGGCCCGCGGCGTGCCCGGCACCTTCTGCTTCACCTTCCACCTCACCAGCTCCGGCTTCATCATCATGTCGCTCAAGACGGTGGCGGTGATCGCGCTGCACCGGCTGCGCATGGTGCTGGGCAAGCACCCGCACCGCGCCGCCTCCGCGCCCTGCTCGCTGCTGCTCACGCTGCTGCTCTGGGCCGCCAGCTTCACCCTGGCCACGCTGGCCACGCTGCGCACCCGCGGCTCCCGCCGCTGCCTGCCCATGGCCAGCCTGCCCAGCGGACAGGGCAAGCTCATCCTCTACCTCTACGTCACCGACTTCATCTGCTGCGTGGCCGTCGTGTCCGTGTCCTACGCCATGATCGCCCAGGCCCTGCGCAGGAACGCGCGGGCGAGGAAGTGCCCTCCCGCCGTGGCCGCGGGCAcccccagggctcagccctTCGCGGGGCCCGGGGCCGTGCCCGCTCTGTACAGGACCCAGAGCTGCACCAAGCCACCCCACGGCCATGCCAAGCTCGCTGGCCGGCTCCCGCTGGCCTCGGCCGTCAACCTGGCCGCGGCCAAAGACTCCAAGGCGGTGGTGACCTGCGTGGTCATCGTGCTCTCCGTCCTGGTGTGCTGCCTCCCGCTGGCCATCTCCTTGGTGCAGGACATGCTGTCTGGCAGTGGTGGCTTTGTGCTCTACCAGTTCGAGCTGTGTGGGTTTACCCTCATTTTTTTCAAGTCGGGATTAAATCCCTTTATATATTCCCGCAACAGCGCGGGGCTGCGGAGACGCATGCTCTGGTGCCTGCAGTACGTGGCCctggtttttttctgctgcaagCACAAGACGAGGCTTCGAGCCATGGGCAAAGGCAGCCTGGAGGTCAACAGGAACAAGTCGTCCCACCACGAGACCAACTCAGCCTACATGTTGTCTCCGAAGCCTCAGAAGAAGGGTTTGGAGCAGGCATGCGGTGCCAGCCACTCCAAGGACAGCGTGCTGAGTCCCAAGGCGTCCgcggggcagcagcagcactacgggcagagcagctccaccCCGATGAACACGCGGATCGAGCCCTACTACAGCGTGTACAACAGCAGCCCCTCGGCGGAGGTGAGCACCCCGCACAGCCTGCAGCCCGCGGGCTTCGCCTTCGCCAAGCCCTGCGCCCCCGCGCTCCATCGCTccggcagcgccgggcgggACTGCGGCGCTGCTCCCGCCAGGCACATACCGCTGCCCTCCGTGTAG